From Capra hircus breed San Clemente unplaced genomic scaffold, ASM170441v1, whole genome shotgun sequence, one genomic window encodes:
- the LOC108634517 gene encoding actin-related protein 3, whose product MAGRLPACVVDCGTGYTKLGYAGNTEPQFIIPSCIAIKESAKVGDQAQRRVMKGVDDLDFFIGDEAIEKPTYATKWPIRHGIVEDWDLMERFMEQVIFKYLRAEPEDHYFLLTEPPLNTPENREYTAEIMFESFNVPGLYIAVQAVLALAASWTSRQVGERTLTGTVIDSGDGVTHVIPVAEGYVIGSCIKHIPIAGRDITYFIQQLLRDREVGIPPEQSLETAKAVKERYSYVCPDLVKEFNKYDTDGSKWIKQYTGINAISKKEFSIDVGYERFLGPEIFFHPEFANPDFTQPISEVVDEVIQNCPIDVRRPLYKNIVLSGGSTMFRDFGRRLQRDLKRTVDARLKLSEELSGGRLKPKPIDVQVITHHMQRYAVWFGGSMLASTPEFYQVCHTKKDYEEIGPSICRHNPVFGVMS is encoded by the coding sequence ATGGCGGGACGGCTGCCGGCCTGTGTGGTGGACTGTGGCACGGGGTATACAAAATTAGGATATGCTGGAAATACAGAACCACAGTTTATCATCCCTTCCTGTATTGCTATTAAGGAGTCAGCAAAAGTGGGAGATCAAGCTCAAAGGAGGGTGATGAAAGGTGTTGATGACCTAGACTTCTTCATTGGTGATGAAGCAATAGAAAAACCTACATATGCAACAAAGTGGCCAATCCGCCATGGTATAGTTGAAGATTGGGACTTGATGGAAAGGTTTATGGAGCAAGtgatctttaaatatttaagggCAGAACCTGAagatcattattttcttttgactGAACCTCCACTGAATACTCCAGAAAACAGGGAATATACTGCTGAAATAATGTTTGAGTCCTTCAATGTTCCTGGCTTGTACATTGCTGTACAGGCCGTTCTTGCCTTAGCTGCATCTTGGACCTCCAGACAAGTAGGAGAACGGACGTTGACCGGTACGGTAATAGACAGTGGAGACGGTGTCACTCATGTCATCCCTGTGGCTGAAGGGTATGTGATTGGCAGCTGTATTAAGCACATTCCAATCGCAGGACGAGatataacatattttattcaGCAATTGTTGAGAGACCGAGAAGTAGGAATTCCTCCAGAGCAATCCTTGGAAACTGCTAAGGCAGTGAAGGAGCGCTATAGTTATGTCTGCCCAGACTTAGTAAAAGAATTTAACAAGTATGATACAGATGGATCAAAGTGGATTAAACAGTATACTGGAATCAATGCTATTTCAAAGAAAGAGTTTTCCATTGATGTTGGATATGAGAGATTCTTGGGACCTGAAATCTTTTTTCATCCAGAGTTTGCTAACCCAGACTTTACCCAGCCTATCTCGGAAGTTGTAGATGAAGTAATTCAGAATTGTCCTATTGATGTCAGACGTCCTCTCTACAAGAATATTGTCCTCTCTGGAGGTTCAACCATGTTCAGGGACTTTGGACGTCGTTTGCAAAGAGATTTGAAAAGAACTGTAGATGCCAGGCTGAAATTAAGTGAGGAATTGAGTGGTGGTAGATTGAAGCCAAAACCTATTGATGTACAAGTCATTACACATCACATGCAACGATATGCAGTTTGGTTTGGAGGATCTATGCTGGCTTCCACACCTGAGTTCTACCAAGTATGCCACACCAAAAAGGATTATGAAGAAATTGGACCTAGCATTTGTCGTCACAATCCAGTGTTTGGAGTCATGTCGTAA